Proteins encoded together in one Lathyrus oleraceus cultivar Zhongwan6 chromosome 5, CAAS_Psat_ZW6_1.0, whole genome shotgun sequence window:
- the LOC127085606 gene encoding uncharacterized protein LOC127085606, which produces MAVPLSIVCLAFLFVASAFASLQPRIPEVYLQNGNFEEKPNPKDLLKTKLIGKNSLPKWEINGLVEYVSGGPQPGGMFFPVTHGTHAVRLGNEASISQTIKVKAGQRYALILGASRTCAQEEVLRISVLPQTGDVPLQTLYSLNGDVIAWGFKATSNVAKVTFHNPGVQEDPACGPLLDAIAIREFYPPMPTRANLVKNPSFEEGPFPIFNSTNGVLLPPQQQDLFSPLPGWIVESLKAVKFIDANHFNVPFGLGAVELVAGRESAIAQIIRTVTNKVYKITFSVGDAKNGCHGSMMVEAFAAKDTFKVPFKSEGKGKFITASFKFKAVAPRTRLTFYSSFYHTRIDDFGSLCGPVLDQVIVSPLA; this is translated from the exons ATGGCGGTGCCTCTTTCTATAGTTTGCCTAGCTTTTCTCTTTGTTGCTTCAGCTTTTGCTTCTCTTCAGCCTAGAATACCAGAAG TTTATCTTCAAAATGGAAACTTTGAGGAGAAGCCAAACCCTAAAGATCTGTTAAAAACAAAACTCATCGGAAAAAATTCGCTACCAAAATGGGAAATCAACGGTTTGGTCGAGTATGTATCTGGAGGTCCACAACCAGGAGGAATGTTTTTCCCAGTGACTCATGGAACACATGCTGTGAGACTAGGTAACGAAGCTTCAATTTCTCAAACAATTAAGGTCAAAGCCGGTCAACGTTACGCTTTAATTCTCGGTGCATCGAGGACTTGTGCACAAGAGGAGGTTTTGAGAATCTCTGTGCTTCCGCAAACGGGTGATGTTCCTCTGCAAACATTGTATAGTCTCAATGGTGATGTTATTGCTTGGGGATTTAAGGCTACTTCTAATGTTGCTAAAGTGACTTTTCATAATCCTGGTGTTCAAGAAGATCCTGCTTGTGGTCCTCTTCTTGATGCTATTGCTATCAGAGAGTTTTATCCTCCAATGCCAACCAGAG CTAATTTGGTTAAAAATCCAAGCTTTGAGGAGGGTCCATTCCCAATTTTCAACTCAACCAACGGCGTCCTCCTCCCACCACAACAACAGGATCTCTTCTCACCGCTCCCCGGCTGGATCGTCGAGTCTCTCAAAGCCGTGAAATTCATCGACGCAAACCACTTCAACGTCCCATTCGGACTAGGAGCGGTCGAGCTTGTCGCAGGCAGAGAAAGCGCGATTGCACAAATCATCCGAACAGTTACCAACAAAGTCTACAAGATCACATTCTCGGTCGGAGACGCGAAAAACGGTTGTCATGGATCAATGATGGTTGAGGCATTTGCTGCAAAAGATACCTTTAAAGTTCCTTTTAAATCTGAAGGGAAGGGTAAATTCATAACTGCGAGTTTCAAGTTCAAAGCTGTTGCACCAAGGACTAGACTCACATTCTATAGCTCTTTCTATCATACTAGAATTGATGATTTTGGTTCTCTTTGTGGTCCTGTTCTTGATCAGGTTATTGTGTCCCCTTTGGCCTAA